ATTGCACATTTTTAAACTGAATTTCAAACGCACTTTTAAATGTTTGCGTCTGAGGCATATGATCGTCCACGTTTTTAAAGAGCTGATATAACCAAAACTCCATCTGCCCCTGCTCAGACATGATATTTATCGTGTCAATTAACCAACTACTTTGCTCTAAGTGATTCAGACTTGGGGCACAATCCAAAATGAAATGTGTCATTATATCGCGCATCTGAAACAATTTTTCACCGAGAAGCCATTCTTTTCTGGTTATTTGCCGAGGACACGTACGAGAATGACACCTGGTAGGAATTTTCACCGCATCCAGGGGAAAAATTGATTGAATTTTGCACTCAGGATCGGTTAATCAGACTGTAACCTAAATGGCATAATAATTGAAGATATTTGAAATTCAAAGAGACTGAGATGCATTTTCAACCCGGCGTTTGGCTTCAAACAAGTGGTGGGATTCCGTTGCCGCTATTACCTGTTAGTGGATACGCAACACTGGTTTCAACAAGACCTTTGAAAAGCTACCCCTTAATGTATATTTATGAACAGAGGCAAGGGAATCGGCCGCACTCTTGCACCTAACTAGGCAATCCTTCCTGCTCAAATCAAGGGAAATGAAAATCGAGTGAATTCGATTATGGCCGTGAGGTGGAAAACGGAATTTGTTATCTTGTGGAAAGCGGAAGATCAAACCCTGAAATTCACTGCCGCATTTTTTTTCTTTTGAAGTAACTCTGGATACGTTTGTGACTGCTATCCATAACGAAATACATATTTTTATAATAACCTAGATTATCGGTTAGATTGGCAGATTTCTGCGACTAGAATAACATCCATGACATTTCATACAAATAACTGTTAGCTGATATCCTTTACAATTAAGGACAGCTAGTAATTTAAATTTGTCATTTTTGCAGCCAATTTGCTGACAATCGTCATTCTCTCCcgtggaaagtgcggtctctccaaatgcatcaacCGTTATTTGATGGGCATGGCAGTGGGTGATTTAATGGTGCTGACATTTGAAGTAATTCTGTATGAGATTAAAGATGCGTATTTCCCTTATTCATTCATGAATTACACTCCTGTCTGTAGTCTCAATCTGGCCCTGCTTTTTGTTTCTattgattgttctgtctggttaactgtggcgttcacctttgatcgatttgttgcgATTTGTTATCCAACGTTGCGAccgaaatattgcaccgagaaaactgcagctgtggtgatAGCGGCGGTGTGTTTCTTTAGCATTATAGAAAATGTTCCAATCTACTTTTTATATGAACCCCGGGAAATAATTGATAACGTACCATGGTCGTGCTCTGTAAAATCAAGCCTCTACACCGTACACATTTGGAGAGCATTTTGGTTATTTGAGACAATTTTGACCCCATTTGCACCATTTGTG
The nucleotide sequence above comes from Heterodontus francisci isolate sHetFra1 chromosome 29, sHetFra1.hap1, whole genome shotgun sequence. Encoded proteins:
- the LOC137345822 gene encoding probable G-protein coupled receptor 139, which gives rise to MALPVIIQIENIYYPILAIIGVPANLLTIVILSRGKCGLSKCINRYLMGMAVGDLMVLTFEVILYEIKDAYFPYSFMNYTPVCSLNLALLFVSIDCSVWLTVAFTFDRFVAICYPTLRPKYCTEKTAAVVIAAVCFFSIIENVPIYFLYEPREIIDNVPWSCSVKSSLYTVHIWRAFWLFETILTPFAPFVLIVLLNSVTIRNIVLANRVRSGLRANKKFENDTDPEMENRRKSIILLLVISSSFILLWMVIFICFIFVHFTDVLYLEENYNDSFSIAEQSGYMLRCLSACTNTFIYASSQNKFRDELMNVIKRPLTLITNLINYVK